In Gossypium hirsutum isolate 1008001.06 chromosome D01, Gossypium_hirsutum_v2.1, whole genome shotgun sequence, the genomic window gcattatacataactTGACGATACAAACTATCATCTAAATCAAAATAACCTTACTATAACTATCTTTTCCCAACCTTGCAAGTACATGGGCTACTCTATTTGCCAATCTGTGGACAAACAAGAAATACATACACAATCAAAGTTATCTATCACTGATTTTATATCACCTAATGTGCTACCCAAGTAAGAGAAATTAGGCTCATCCCGTTGGAGCTTTGAAATGATTCCAATTGCATCTATCTCTATAATAACAACCCTTATGCCTTTGTCGTGGGCCTACTCCAGGGCATGTCTACTGGCCATAACTTagtcctcaatggtttttgcaaGTAAAGCAAAATGTAGAAGAAAATATTGGCTTCTTAATTacctaaaatttaactaatattaagttatATTATATGGATAGATTATAATGCGAGAAGACAACTTACATTAGTAAGTAATCTAAATTGCCCATAGTCCGCAGATTTAGGTTGAGCAAATGACTCAATAGGGGACTATTCTGTCGTTTATAAGTCCAATTTGGGAGATAGTTTGTCTTGGCTATTGGAGCTGGATTAACTCCCAAAAATAGAGACATATATGTAATTATTTCAGCTGACAATACATTAGACAggacccaagttgaatttatTGTAGATTTGTTTAtagattaattcacttgtgacattcatggtatGACTTACCTAAATATTGAGTAAGTGAATGACCATGTgcatgtaactcatgtgctttgagaTATTGAAAACTTGTGCTCACATGATAGTGGACCAAAAGTTGGTATGTTAGTTTTGACATGAACACTTGTCTGGAATCGTAAACGATTGAACAATGAGAAATAGTTCATGAGTTATTTTCCGTAATAAATGCATTTTCTTAAGAGGACAAGAGATGATtggtaaattaatttaatttttttgaattgttatttatttgtatgaaattaaataattgattcaaagtgagaattaaattaattagtcattgtatTTATAATTAGGAAAGTAAATTAAATTTAGGCGTAGATTCTATTACGATAAAGTCgttataattttaatagaattatatttgggttttgtaaataATTCAAtcgaattaattaattaaataaataaaataaaataattatttatggagaaaaaattaagtattgggttggataattatttgagtttattttttatgTGTACCAAAattagaaagtaaaaaaaattagactcaatacaAAACTGCCCAGCTAGCCCACAAGAGGACTAATTGTTGCGGTACAAGTATTCTCCAATACTTGTTATTGGCTTTAAGGTGCCATAGTTCGAGTGGGACTCACTTTTTATTGAGTAATTATTATGTTGGGTAAACTACAAGGATAGTCACTCAACTATcagaaattttcattttaggtactcaaaataataataaaaagttgcAATTTAAGCACCCACGTTACATAGTTCAGTCATTTTGGTTACTCCTATTAAAATCACAAACCACAAGTTGACGTGACACTTAAAAAatcggtataataataaatttagccctcaacttttatatattatatcgattaagtcataattttaaaaaattaaccctcagaATTTACAAATGGTCTCAATTTTTTGTAGGGGTTAGAACTTCCCATCCATTGTCCCATTACTAagtaaacattgagggctaaatttgttaatttttttatatttagaatcaaattgatagactgtgtaaacattagagggctaattttgttactagaccaataaaaaaaattctacatcAATCAAAGttactaaatatttaatttcaaaaagtttagggactaaataaaaaaaattaatagttgggtgacGAAAATAGAATGGAAGGCATAGTTGGGTGATCGTTTTATAATTTACccataaaaaataacttttagtatttttcatatcataatttaataaaaaatttaactgagggactaatttacacattttaaaatgtataaaggttaatttacctttttttttaagaGAAGGGCTGAATTGCTATCCATCCGTAAGTATAAGTGATTCCCTAGTATATACAACACTTAAATTCCAAACAGCATagtttaattataaaagaaaGAGATAGACATTGAAGTAGTTCCATTTACAATTCAATCTCTACAACTCTAAAAATTAATTTCCTCCACTCCCAAGTTAAGCATGTAAATTTCTTATAAACAGAAGATTAACATCTTCTTCGATATTTCAAAATCTAATAACACCCccacccccccccccccaaaaaaatactttagatatattaataaaaaaaccaaTCTAATTAATAACTTAGTCAAGATTCTTACAAGCACATATCAATAATGAGAATTCACCTCTTTCTTGATGTTCTCCAAATTTGGCGTTTTTTTCTTCTAACCAAAGCCTGCTATCTAATCCACTCCTTGTCCTAAACATGAAAACAGCACACTTTGATGTTCGGTTAAAGAGCCAATCATGCAAATCCCACATCATATCTATCAATAATCCATCCAAAAAGATCACTTGATTCCCTCTGAAATTCCACCTCAATCTCTTCACTTGAAACACCTTCTTTTTATCAATGGTGACACACAATTCAGGGTTTCTCCAaaccttttgtttttcttcatATTCTTCATTGCATTTGATTAAAATTTCATGAACCAATCCTTCCTCACAAAATTGAGCCTTGGTTGAAAAAACACTAGTGGTGCCTATGAAAACTTCAGTCCTTGAAACCAATGAAAAATTGGATGTTGCCTTTTCTTCATTGTTGGTATGAATTATATCCCCAAGAGATAAACAAAGTTGGGAGTCAACTAAAACAAAAAGTGAAAACCTGGTGCTTGGTTCGGGTCCAGTCATATACTGAGCATTGGAAACATCCCAAAAGACTTCAATCTCTGAATTGCAAGCTTTGAAGGTTTTGCTGCCTTTGTTCTTTGAAAGATGGTGGGAATTGGGATCGAATTTTTTTGGGGTTTCGCCAACCGCGATCGTTAGGCCTCGGCCTAGGAGATTGTTGCACCATGTGAGGGCGATGAGGAGGTTTCTTTGAGAGGAGATTTTAGCTTTGTATATACATTTTACAGTGGTTGGAGTTGAAGGGGTAAAGCTGTAGGTGAGACAAGGTTGATTTGATGGCCTTGAACAATAAGAATCCGACACTTTGATAGCATGTTCATTGTAACAAGATGCTATGCTCCTCATTGTAAGAGAAAATCCCAGAAAGAAGTTGGAAATTTTAGGCCTTTCCCCCCCCTCTTCTATTGGAATAAATACTGGTGAGACAGAGGCTTAAAGAAAGACGCCTTTTAACTCTTCCTTCCCTCAGCCACAAGAAAAGTGACTCATTGTTTAGTTACTCTTCCTTGTCAATGGCTTTTAAAAGAAACATTTTGCAATACAAGCAAGTAAACGGGACTTTAAAATTATTCTAATTAAACCTTTGAGCCTTTGGGTGTTTACTGCCAGTTTAGATCTGTCATGAAATATATGTTACACATGAAATAATTTTTACATGGCATTgaaaatttagatttaaaatgttataaaatatatagcactaaaaattttaattttcttaaattttaatcatacaatttatttttgaataacttaattttaagtttttcatACAATATATTCTCGAATGTTTAAACTTTGATAcatgtattttaaatatattccaaattgaaataatatttaacaATGAGTAAGTTGATAAAATAACCTTATTGATATGATAATAGTATTTTGAGagctattttaaatttatatccatttgtaaatatttaatacaattaatcttaaaaatattaattactctTAGAAGGATTGTTTATTTGGAAACTTTTTAACGGAATTTTCTCCTTAAAAGAATTGGAAGATGGAAGGTGGAAGAAATTGCTATTCTCTGTGTTATCCCATGTGgactgttttctttttttaattaattgctagtggaaaatggaattaaaatgtaaaaaagaaaacaaaaaaactgAAATCCATGTCCCTAGGTGAAGCCAGGAGTGTTCATTAAATACGATTCTTCTTTAACCTTATAAATTTTGCTTTCAATGAAAATTAAAGGCCAAACGTCATTTACTTTTTGTTCTTTAGCTTCATGTGCCTCTTGATTAGAATAATTAAGAATCTAATTAAATTAACATCAATTAAACTTTTGACCTTGATCCCacgataaaaatatataactttaaatTCTTTATAAATAAACTGAATATAATATACGATAAAAATGATGAGAATAATAATAACCAAGTTGAAGTTGAAGCCGTAAGGTAAAACAAAAGGAATTTGATGAACACATGGGATTGAGGGTTTACTGGGAATGCAATTGGGCCTCAATTGATGATAGTGATATTCTTTTGGTCCTACAAAATTAAAATCTGTCTTCAGATTCACCTACTAACAGCTAAAGAGTAAAGGCAACGATGGGTGAAGTTATCCCATTTACTCCCGCACCCATCAGTTACGGAATATATCTCTACAACTGTTATTAATTTGTTGTTAAATTGCAATATAGCTCCCCATTTAATGATTACATATGCTAACCGTTTTTATCATGGTACTGAATTCTGTTTCGGTACTGTTTGTACCGGTCGGAACGTTTCATTTTGGTAGTAAACTGAAATAAACTTCAAGTTTCATTCCGGTGTAAAATCCAGTCTATACCGATGTTTACTGGTTGATTTTGTCTATACCGGTGGgtaccaaaaaaataattttaaaatatatcttaaacctaaaatttttattatttattttagattttttgaatTATGGGTTGTTGTATGCATAGTATGAGATGatcttattgtttaatttattgaataattttgttcatgtttattttgagtttgtttgatgatggattgTATTTGTGGAGCttattaaagaatattttatgtaatttatgtgtattttatatttgagatttattcaatctcattatttgatatttgaaaatatttgcgtatacatatatcaaatatttttaaaaaataatgataaatccGAAACAATACACCAAAATAAATCGATACcgatatttatcaattttaataatgTAATATTTATCTATACAATACTTACTACTGAACAAAAAATCAATCGTCCAATCGGGAATCCTTTTCACCAGCTAAGAACAGATTGTATTAAGATGATCTTCAGAAAGTTTGATTGATATCTTtagtttattaaatattttactaatgATGGTAATTGTTGAAATTAACCTTCtccaataaaatataatttttattaatcttaACATATCCTAAtgatatttattatgaaaattttagtttattattaaataattcgtaatttaatctctttaattttctaaataatattaatttattttaaataaaaatgattacatttattttaaaattaatatatgattaaatataaaataagttttacacatttaatgtatttatttaaaaaaacatttaatgTACTTAAATTAgagtataaataaaaaaacttaattcaataatacttaaaataaatttaaacttaaataacttttatgattttataactagaaataactaaattgtataacagtaatgaaataaataagaaagaagATGGACAATTTGGTTCCACACGTATGCTTTAACTTTTTAACTATACGAGAAAAATCACTTTTCCACctttattcaaaatcacattctcaaagagtaatttttttaaaaaaaattacatatgttTTTTACATGTTCAGGTTTGTGTTGCTCCTATCATCAATTAGGGTCCTGTCCCTTTCCCAAATTGAAAAATTGTAATTCTAGTTTCtctaatcaaattataaattaatacaaagaaaattatattttatccgtctcaaaaaataaaaaatattttatttagctcttcaaaaataataaaataataaattagcacatgataaaatttatatttgacatctcaaaaaattataattcaattttggattcctaaaattttttttggattCATCCCTACCAAAAATGTTGTATCTAAAGTTTAAACCTAATTATCTGTTTGAGAATACCTTACCCTACATCCAATACTTTTTTCATAAAAAtccccttattattattattattattattattatataacctTTTGGTAATAGACTTACAATTACAAGTAAAAAAGGTAAATAAAGTAtttgtatatgttgatgatattttccGGAGTTGTCTCAATGCTGAAGAAGGAGAATACTTTTAATATAAGCGAATGAGAATGATTATCAAAATCCCGATAGTTGCAATAAGGAGGGAAAAGCATCCGAATCCGGATCATTTCAGATAGTAAGTAGCCTGGGAATACAGAATATAAGATGGAGTAAAAGGAATGACTTGGATAGGGACTTTTCTTAGACTCTTCAAACTTCAGTAGAGGGAAAAGAATGTGCACAGTTGTCATGAAGATAAACATTGGATTAAAACATTCTAATACGAGAAGGTTCAGACAAATATGATGTAATGAAATTTTCCAATATCTAAGAGATTGTATTTTGCATACCAATTCTTATCATGTTATGTTATTATGACTTACTTCATTTAGAGCTCAAATTGCAAAGCAAAACATTTTCCACCCCACATTGTCTTCCCCCATAATTACCCATGAATTGTGCTCAACATGTTGGAGACAGTATTTGGTTTCAAGCTTCTCCAACCTAGGAAGCTGTCGtcccaattttttttctttatatatatataaatgagatATATCAATATACacacatatttaattatataaatccATGGAGGCCTGTATTGCAATAAGTTTAATTTTACTTCCCGGCAGTAAGTTGCAGATTTTACTTATAAAGTAGTTAAATTATagttttagtccctaaaatatccttgaattttgtttatatattttaacttgACATCTTGctataattaatattatagcTTAGCCCAAATTAGTATACCATAAAAAAATCCGTTAGTTGgatatgagaattttttttttaattattcaaataatttggttgagctagattttcttttcttttcttttctttttaaaatacaaacagtgaaaaaaatattttgataattataattttaccttttaaagagaattttggatttcaaattttaaaaatttccacaTCAGGCAactaatgaaaatttttaacgaCATTAATGATTTGAACTAaagtataatattaataataagtcatatatattagttttttttactaATCATGTGTaatagttaaaatatattatatttcatatgtaaaatatgtattgattatttcaataattaagaaataatttaatatttcgaaatataaattttacattaaaattttttttaaatcaaatattaaatattttaatgtaataAAGCTATAATGATCATGCAATTTACCTAAAAAGAAGAATATATTTTTAAGCAGAGCATTAATACCCAAAACTTTTATTCCAACTATTTGAAATTAAcgtaaacattataaaaatatttcataagtAAATTAAACTGAAAcccataatttatttaaaaatcaaaaaatataaaagattcaaattttataaaaagtatattaaatcattttgttatttagtaattatattctaaatacaaattataattttattttctttatctttttaatatattttagattCAGTAgctattgcattttattttattttttgcaacCATGTTTTAACGTCGA contains:
- the LOC107921802 gene encoding uncharacterized protein; protein product: MRSIASCYNEHAIKVSDSYCSRPSNQPCLTYSFTPSTPTTVKCIYKAKISSQRNLLIALTWCNNLLGRGLTIAVGETPKKFDPNSHHLSKNKGSKTFKACNSEIEVFWDVSNAQYMTGPEPSTRFSLFVLVDSQLCLSLGDIIHTNNEEKATSNFSLVSRTEVFIGTTSVFSTKAQFCEEGLVHEILIKCNEEYEEKQKVWRNPELCVTIDKKKVFQVKRLRWNFRGNQVIFLDGLLIDMMWDLHDWLFNRTSKCAVFMFRTRSGLDSRLWLEEKNAKFGEHQERGEFSLLICACKNLD